From the Toxoplasma gondii ME49 chromosome VIIa, whole genome shotgun sequence genome, one window contains:
- a CDS encoding hypothetical protein (encoded by transcript TGME49_205630), whose protein sequence is MREGRHVRELRSEVNEHYRKRKKSGDHGLPNGTTAKLSLRKSGDPRRSPKKETPQEIIAVLRARGPPIECCIFPVVFNRKALQLKCIESHTSSFPAPQILDGTSRFPHRIQPVKTVFVSTLENVSESKGTCFSTVP, encoded by the exons ATGCGAGAAGGCCGACACGTCAGGGAACTGCGTTCCGAAGTGAACGAGCACtacaggaagagaaaaaaatcaGGAGACCACGGTCTGCCTAACGGAACAACCGCGAAACTGAGTCTTAGGAAATCAGGAG ACCCGCGGCGTTCCCCCAAAAAAGAGACCCCGCAAGAAATAATTGCTGTTTTGCGCGCTCGCGGCCCACCCATAGAGTGCTGCATTTTCCCTGTCGTTTTCAACCGAAAAGCTCTTCAGTTGAAATGCATCGAAAGTCAcacgtcttctttccctgcaCCTCAAATCCTCGACGGCACTTCACGGTTCCCACACAGAATACAACCTGTCAAAACAGTGTTTGTTTCCACTCTTGAAAATGTCTCGGAGTCAAAAGGCACCTGCTTTTCAACGGTCCCGTGA
- a CDS encoding hypothetical protein (encoded by transcript TGME49_205625~Predicted trans-membrane domain (TMHMM2.0):68-91:110-133:139-162:171-194:339-362:371-394:538-561:575-598:783-803:806-829:840-863:892-915) has product MDAQKPSPYHGASPVSCSSSSSRSAPVALPSLLSPSSSSSSSSSSSSSSSFPSCSAASSPSRSVWRDPVVLFLLAGNFFLYVDRGVLPGTTVEMTAFISATTSTESPDTLLGVLQASFIAGLSVGSPCFGHSVHRQPPFLLLALGLSLWTAALLLAALAFPLASFPLLLAGRMLSGVGEAAFVAIAFPFLAVYAETGQREARDAGSRRYDDEEEEEGARRRRQGTAGEGKGSCSRGRRTRRCSTEHPGGFSGHASRLSSADRLVTESSSHPHSPSSPPTPRPARRTSDSSQTSPPSSPSSPSPSSHMSSPFPRRISSSDPQSSSSPPSSSERGSSQGLVLGVFLCMLPLGVSAGIACGAALARLLPSGWAPAYAFLGFAGFLLACAAYAIHCSLERSPKAVEDPGRSETRGCLVNELTPGSDEEEDPDEGRAEDGEEGKAEEERSSFSVLLPCSSRGTADGEHWIKTHGEGSLEAPFLPSWPPQRPRNFSASASSFSPSSSASSSCTSLSPPPPSSSPAGQRKPSLWEETQTLLASPAFLFLCVASASYASVVQGLATFSANILLGLGVFRSELDAGLVAGVLAASSGIAGSALGGWLVDTLTTPAESLSTQERRHRQREEREEEREEEKEEGERAGASEKAEEEREDGEREREGEEGSRGLSEAFSGETEKGHQSLVLSLSKEGESRRRRWKEARSQAELGSARRRAGTSGFVLPESGKARTKVAPAGRFLAGSEDENEEEGGRENEEEGLSLLAAREERTPQQSSTHATEISRVLKLRRLCWLNLVFISVAFCFLSGSSVATSPWLFLLLQLCGLASLYATQVGISLAQMLAVPEENRFFAVAASILVMHTLGDIPFPVVVGYVKDRLAPHCAQISPEDGASAACRAEEAGLRWTLFLIFSVLLLMAAATFAAKAVADRKMQTEEAANADGRDTNARHPSENNPADLSLTHGFADTRQDV; this is encoded by the exons ATGGATGCGCAGAAGCCGTCTCCGTATCACGGGGCGTCTCCGGTGTCTTGttcgtcctcctcctctcgctctgctccGGTTgctctgccgtctctgctatctccctcctcctcttcctcttcttcctcttcttcttcctcttcttcttcctttccttcttgctctgctgcctcttccccttcgcGTTCGGTATGGCGCGACCCGGtagttctctttctgctggcGGGCAATTTCTTCCTGTACGTGGACCGCGGCGTCCTGCCAGGCACCACTGTCGAGATGACCGCCTTCATCTCCGCGACGACCTCCACAGAGAGTCCTGATACGCTCCTCGGCGTCCTCCAGGCTTCCTTCATCGCGGGCCTCTCTGTGGGGTCGCCCTGCTTCGGACACAGCGTCCACCGGCAGCCGCCGTTTCTGCTCCTCGCGCTCGGCTTGAGTCTCTGGACAGCTGCGCTGCTGCTTGCCGCGCTCGCCTTCCCCCTGGCCTCCTTCCCCCTCCTGCTGGCAGGGCGCATGCTCAGTGGCGTCGGAGAggccgccttcgtcgccatcgccttccccttcctcgctgtGTACGCGGAGACCGGCCAGCGGGAGGCGCGAGACGCAGGATCGAGAAGGTacgacgacgaggaggaagaggagggagcgAGGCGCAGGCGCCAGGGGACAGCcggcgaaggaaaaggcagCTGCTcacggggaagaaggactCGACGCTGCTCCACGGAACACCCCGGCGGCTTTTCGGGCCATGCCAGTCGTCTTTCCTCAGCAGACAGACTCGTGACCGAGTCTTCCTCTCACCCTCACTCTCCCTCCTCCCCTCCGACCCCTCGACCAGCGAGACGGACATCGGATTCTTCGCAgacttctcctccttcttctccttcttctccttctccttcttctcacatgtcgtctccgtttcctcgtcgAATTTCATCGTCTGATCCTCAGAGTTCCTCTTcacctccgtcttcttccgagCGAGGGAGTTCACAGGGTCTCGTGCTGGGAGTGTTTCTTTGCATGCTTCCTCTGGGCGTCTCTGCGGGCATTGCATGTGGAGCAGCGCtcgcgcgtctgcttccATCCGGCTGGGCGCCTGCGTACgcgtttctcggcttcgcaggtttcctcctcgcctgcgcGGCCTACGCAATTCATTGTTCTCTCGAACGCAGTCCAAAGGCGGTCGAAGACccagggagaagcgagacgcgtGGATGTCTCGTCAACGAACTCACGCCtggcagcgacgaagaagaagacccagacgagggaagagcagaagacggagaagaaggaaaagcagaagaagaaaggtcctctttttccgttctccttccttgttCGTCACGAGGCACTGCTGACGGAGAGCACTGGATCAAAACGCATGGCGAGGGAAGCCTTGAGGCTccgttccttccttcttggCCTCCTCAGCGTCCTCGAaacttctctgcttctgcttcttctttctccccctcttcttctgcatcttcgtcctgtacttctctctctcctcctccaccctcgtcttcgcctgccGGGCAGAGGAAGCCTTCTTTGtgggaggagacgcagacgctgcTGGCGTCTCCagcctttctgtttctctgtgtcgcctccGCGAGCTACGCGTCCGTCGTGCAAGGCCTGGCGACTTTCTCCGCAAACATTCTTCTCGGCTTGGGCGTCTTTCGCTCGGAGCTCGACGCAGGCCTCGTCGCAGGCGtcctcgcggcttcttccgGCATAGCTG GCTCCGCGCTTGGAGGATGGCTGGTCGACACACTGACTACCCCAGCTGAAAGTCTCTcgacgcaggagagaagacacagacagagagaagaaagagaggaagaaagagaggaagaaaaagaggaaggagagagagcaggagcgagtgaaaaagcagaggaggaaagagaagatggagaaagagagagagagggagaggagggaagtcGTGGGTTGAGTGAAGCGTTTTCTGGAGAGACTGAGAAAGGGCATCAGAGCCTTGTTCTGTCTTTGtcgaaagagggagaaagtcgacgcagaagatggaaagaggcgagaagccaAGCAGAGCTGGGAAGCGCCCGCAGACGCGCAGGAACCAGCGGATTTGTTCTTCCAGAGAGcggaaaggcgagaacgaaggTGGCGCCCGCGGGCAGGTTCCTCGCAGGATCGGAAGacgaaaatgaagaagagggaggaagagaaaacgaagaagagggtctctcgcttctcgcggcgagagaggaacggacTCCCCAGCAGTCATCCACGCATGCAACAGAGATCTCGAG AGTGCTGAAacttcgtcgcctctgctgGTTGAATCTCGTTTTCatctccgtcgccttctgctttctctcgggAAGCAGTGTGGCT ACCAGTCCTtggctcttccttcttctgcagctgtgCGGCCTCGCGAGTCTCTACGCGACTCAG GTCGGAATCAGTCTGGCGCAGATGCTCGCTGTCCCAGAAGAAAACCGTTTCTTCGCGGTTGCCGCGTCCATCTTGGTGATGCACACCCTAGG agACATCCCCTTTCCAGTCGTCGTGGGCTACGTCAAGGATCGCCTGGCGCCCCACTGCGCCCAGATCTCCCCAGAG GACGGCGCGAGCGCTGCGTGCCGCGCAGAGGAGGCGGGACTGCGGTGGACGCTCTTCTTGATTTTCTCGGTTCTTCTGCTCATGGCTGCCGCAACGTTCGCCGCGAAGGCTGTCGCCGATCGAAAaatgcagacagaagaagcggcaaacgcagacggaagagacaccAACGCCCGGCACCCATCCGAAAACAACCCTGCTGACCTGTCTCTCACCCATGGCTTCGCAGACACCCGCCAGGATGTCtaa